One window of Paenibacillus sp. FSL K6-3182 genomic DNA carries:
- the erpA gene encoding iron-sulfur cluster insertion protein ErpA encodes MITISDTASDKIKEMLAEEGGPEMFLRIGVKEGGCSGFSYGMGFDDEEHEGDKALDMEGLKVVVDGESVKYLTGLVIDFKESAMGGGFTIENPNASATCGCGSSFRTAKDAGKPAAAGEC; translated from the coding sequence ATGATCACAATCAGTGATACAGCATCTGACAAAATAAAAGAAATGCTTGCTGAAGAGGGCGGCCCTGAAATGTTTTTGCGCATTGGCGTAAAAGAAGGCGGCTGCAGTGGTTTCTCTTACGGCATGGGCTTTGACGATGAAGAGCATGAAGGCGATAAGGCTTTAGATATGGAAGGCCTTAAAGTGGTTGTAGATGGAGAAAGCGTCAAATACTTAACTGGTCTTGTTATCGATTTTAAGGAATCGGCAATGGGCGGCGGCTTTACGATCGAGAACCCGAATGCAAGTGCAACTTGCGGCTGCGGTTCATCGTTCCGCACAGCGAAGGATGCAGGAAAACCAGCTGCAGCAGGCGAGTGCTAA